In Saprospiraceae bacterium, one DNA window encodes the following:
- a CDS encoding carboxypeptidase-like regulatory domain-containing protein — protein MVTEAYKRELLRKLVEGTINPSEYRQLELTAMDDPFLFEALEGFALNKGNDFTKSMANIHQNVDQYLNKKKRNKPAKLYIAAAVVAGIVFTSIIVLNISKKENSILSKETVAVGPDNYDYMTNTDTNLSMSENVISNNYEKEQKSPVGQAINNYSKSGIDYELENKSTQKTVSSFVKDDIAGVNPLPKISIPDSADALAAINTVVQSPKTTFYVQPSTETMSGVSENNFQLQPQVTKRIISGVVTDTHGEPLIGANVKAGNSGTITDIEGNFVLEITNRDQLLKVNFVGYEANEIALEQNVEKYNVSLKDGLVLDEVVVLGYKTGAERKNMALSSSSITSNKKTKIKDKEADWKKFDATVYSDIKKGLQKMKYSDSFTATVVYKINEKNQVTEILIENTTDSGLDESVLKILNKTRKKIPPTTKIVYRLEVRINE, from the coding sequence ATGGTAACTGAAGCATATAAAAGAGAGTTGCTCCGCAAATTGGTAGAAGGTACTATCAATCCATCCGAATATCGGCAATTGGAATTGACAGCAATGGATGATCCATTTCTTTTTGAAGCATTGGAAGGTTTTGCTTTAAATAAGGGAAATGATTTTACAAAAAGTATGGCAAACATTCATCAAAATGTCGATCAATATCTCAATAAAAAGAAACGAAATAAACCGGCGAAACTCTATATTGCTGCTGCTGTCGTAGCCGGTATTGTTTTCACTAGTATTATCGTACTCAATATATCAAAAAAGGAAAATAGTATCTTAAGCAAAGAAACAGTCGCAGTCGGTCCTGATAATTACGATTACATGACAAACACTGACACCAATTTATCCATGTCAGAAAATGTCATATCAAATAACTATGAAAAAGAACAGAAGTCACCTGTTGGTCAGGCAATAAATAACTATTCCAAAAGCGGAATTGATTATGAATTGGAAAATAAATCAACGCAAAAAACAGTATCTTCTTTTGTTAAAGATGATATAGCAGGTGTTAATCCATTGCCAAAAATAAGTATTCCGGACTCAGCTGATGCGCTTGCAGCAATAAATACAGTAGTTCAGAGCCCAAAAACGACTTTTTATGTTCAGCCGTCCACTGAAACAATGAGCGGTGTTTCAGAAAACAATTTTCAGCTACAGCCCCAAGTTACTAAAAGGATAATATCAGGTGTAGTTACAGATACCCATGGAGAGCCATTGATCGGGGCAAATGTCAAAGCAGGAAACTCCGGAACCATTACAGATATAGAAGGAAATTTCGTACTGGAAATCACCAACAGGGATCAATTGCTTAAAGTGAATTTTGTTGGATATGAAGCCAATGAGATAGCGCTTGAACAAAATGTGGAAAAATACAATGTATCACTCAAAGATGGACTTGTATTGGATGAAGTAGTGGTATTAGGTTACAAAACAGGTGCAGAACGAAAAAACATGGCCTTAAGTAGCTCCTCAATTACTTCAAACAAAAAAACCAAAATCAAAGACAAGGAAGCAGACTGGAAAAAATTTGATGCAACTGTCTATTCTGACATCAAAAAGGGACTTCAGAAAATGAAGTATTCTGATAGTTTTACGGCAACTGTCGTTTACAAAATCAATGAGAAAAATCAGGTGACTGAAATTCTGATAGAAAACACCACAGATTCCGGGCTGGATGAGTCAGTTTTGAAAATATTGAACAAAACGAGGAAGAAAATACCTCCTACAACCAAGATTGTTTATAGGTTAGAAGTCAGGATAAATGAATAA
- a CDS encoding gliding motility-associated C-terminal domain-containing protein: MTNALFAQDTIAPQIITPPQDTSFECGTASDLIAKLTAWYNNAGGAKATDNSDTVIWKQNLTLQQSITIFNNSLDILCGNKQKVDVIFTPEDKAGNKGIALMASFFTVDTQGPRITNTVSNLTFNCVRGVRDTLIAWIKNKGGYTASDLCSNSITWKNFNFSITSSNTIIQTGGGSIDNGPYPQLPNGICNWTMNISWIAADECGNESATPGTTTFTLNDNVAPYFLNPPSDTFTTCNKIPAAASITVNDDCDRSVTALLQETSTKSPDSTSCQHFSYTISRTWTSTDKCGNTATHTQVITVKDTIGPMVNSMKDITVGCLEFAKSKDSIYIAFVDDCSKVKVVFSDTVRSTGCVNKLERTYTLTDTCHNRTVFKQNINILNNAKPEIIAFAKNESYPCTDEKNIEGLLAEWVKKLGGSSATEACGPLKSFAAVKGSYNINNPATYPGQLPVSIPKQQCPSTQNQFVRFLEVDFVYYDSCGNAALTSAVFGIDDTIHPVIDSCPQPITVSVSENICQTEITLNIPTATDNCIESVTPLVRKTTVPVTGPKGNEVIVPTLVAKIGTFNPTLAAPLSDGKFSIKLRNFDIGDVTEYFNVIGEDGVSLGRSPFGKDECSNVDFELTVNKDKLFSWIQDGFIELKFVPNMVSGFPSLSINNLCSNSTIDVSVSFDIDIVNTIRRSYQINGGQEIPLTTETQIKSTFEKGDHKVLFIFRDCANNKAECSVPVIVRDAVKPVLKCPDNIITGLSIGQCTDTIPLPINFSVTENCGGLHQYNKISPVSSDASLLSFIYNENKMKFEARSKEIVFADVFPVKHINVPVVLEVEFTGDNNSSGEYFDVFGPGGALIGNTRLTNEPNVCGTSISRFEINKNLFNSWIQNKQITFLAIPKNDGDGINPCIDLSAGQTTDKISRLSATLKYSDASFSLSVSGATSISEVEIPKGADLYNLILNAGVNQVLLQTKDNSENNAGCSFSIEVKDNERPIAKCKNIVVDMHPSGLVSYIIDPEIIDNGSTDNCKIKKKTTIPAALDCTSAGSDVNVKLIVEDEYGNVDSCISVIKVKVAEIKPTFSAGLCTSDTLKLFSNVPPASISGTYSFQWDGPGSKDFFVENPHIPNPDESFNGVYILTVKGFNNCTTTASLTVNIKPLIKPDLTSNVKEVCSGEEIILTSTSYSGGIEYLWYEGIFPTGVLIKKTNVPELILKPTDGVHFYYIIAKGPDCSSNPSSLLKAEVKPIPKPELCNSFISLCEGNDLVLCAKGNPALTYTWRGPAGYQGISLNPEIIKNTSSANAGEYRLLAANGNCISDTITTRVIVLEKPPQPTIISADIFCEGAIFSMVAASTSNTEKYEWYKNGTLFTTTQENSLIVNNAQSALQGSWTVVATKGNCRSVVSLTKFVAIDNSLEVGAINSGPVCMGDSVQLQATFVPNASYKWRGPISSIPDVFDPKVPGVPGDYSVVITTPTGCQNNASTNVKLISVPEITALSNDSKPCMVASDQIRFTPSVFPNSDTYTFQWSGPNGYTSALRNPVITNLSAKDTGMYQLVILNGKCPSNKLETKVLFNVIPSKPTVISPLVYCTKDTIRLQASNTGIVEGFIWNTPLGKFNTIEPVLTIASASSINSGKYTLETIRSGCNSRSSDTLNITVNQPPDIVARTVEDNIKTCPGESIKLVSLSGPPLVNIGWTALTPGIIFSDRNAVSPLVSGFQKGINLISLSYSINGCPDFSRDTVFITVDSMPVLKDDTYRLVYGEKQLLNVMQNDLLNSQNAIRSVTQPQHGKVDIKNRMIEFTPDQRFLRPLTFKYKVCADFCDELCSEATVSIEFDENITCKAPTIFTPNSDGINDQFVIPCLDTGRFPNSKVYIFNEWGTEVFYANPYKNDWEGTFSGASLPVGTYFYIIDVGDGKKPLNGFLILQR, from the coding sequence ATGACAAATGCCTTATTTGCTCAGGATACCATAGCACCACAAATCATCACTCCGCCACAGGATACTTCATTTGAATGTGGTACTGCATCGGATCTGATTGCCAAACTTACTGCCTGGTATAATAATGCCGGAGGAGCAAAAGCTACCGACAATTCTGATACTGTCATCTGGAAGCAAAATCTGACATTGCAGCAATCTATCACCATTTTCAACAATTCATTAGATATCCTTTGTGGAAATAAACAAAAGGTGGATGTGATATTCACACCGGAAGACAAGGCGGGTAATAAAGGTATTGCATTGATGGCTTCATTTTTTACAGTCGATACCCAAGGGCCAAGGATTACCAATACTGTATCCAATCTTACTTTTAATTGTGTGAGAGGAGTTAGGGATACACTGATAGCATGGATAAAAAATAAAGGAGGTTATACAGCTTCTGATCTTTGTTCCAACAGCATCACCTGGAAAAATTTCAATTTCAGCATTACTTCTTCCAACACCATCATCCAAACCGGGGGCGGATCAATAGACAATGGGCCTTATCCTCAGCTACCGAATGGAATATGTAACTGGACAATGAATATATCATGGATAGCGGCTGATGAGTGTGGTAATGAATCAGCAACACCGGGTACCACTACTTTTACTTTAAATGACAATGTAGCACCGTACTTTTTAAATCCGCCATCTGATACCTTCACTACATGCAATAAAATTCCCGCGGCTGCCAGTATTACGGTAAATGATGATTGCGACCGGTCAGTCACTGCCTTATTGCAGGAAACATCAACAAAATCTCCTGATAGCACTTCGTGCCAGCATTTTTCATATACCATCAGTAGGACATGGACTTCAACAGACAAATGCGGCAATACTGCTACTCATACCCAAGTAATTACGGTGAAGGATACTATTGGTCCAATGGTAAATTCCATGAAAGATATTACTGTAGGCTGTCTGGAATTTGCCAAATCAAAAGACAGTATATATATTGCCTTTGTAGATGACTGCTCGAAAGTGAAAGTTGTTTTTTCGGATACGGTCAGATCAACCGGATGTGTCAATAAGCTTGAGCGTACATATACACTAACTGATACTTGCCACAACAGAACAGTATTCAAACAAAACATCAACATACTTAATAATGCTAAACCAGAAATAATTGCGTTTGCCAAAAATGAAAGCTATCCTTGTACTGATGAAAAAAACATAGAAGGTCTGCTAGCAGAGTGGGTAAAAAAATTAGGTGGATCTTCGGCCACTGAAGCTTGCGGTCCATTAAAATCTTTTGCCGCTGTCAAAGGTTCATATAACATAAATAATCCTGCCACTTATCCGGGCCAATTGCCGGTCTCGATACCCAAACAACAATGTCCTTCAACTCAAAATCAATTTGTGAGGTTCTTAGAAGTTGACTTTGTTTATTATGACTCATGTGGAAATGCAGCTTTGACTTCTGCAGTATTTGGTATTGATGATACTATCCATCCCGTGATTGATAGCTGTCCGCAACCTATCACTGTCTCAGTGTCAGAAAATATTTGTCAGACTGAAATTACATTAAACATCCCTACTGCTACGGACAATTGTATTGAGTCAGTGACACCTTTAGTAAGAAAAACAACTGTACCGGTCACTGGTCCCAAAGGAAATGAAGTCATAGTGCCCACCCTTGTTGCCAAAATTGGTACATTTAATCCTACCCTCGCTGCACCGTTGAGTGATGGAAAATTTAGTATCAAACTTAGGAATTTTGACATTGGAGACGTAACAGAATATTTTAATGTCATCGGAGAAGATGGTGTAAGTCTTGGAAGATCACCATTTGGAAAGGATGAATGTTCCAATGTGGATTTTGAACTTACCGTAAATAAAGACAAGCTTTTTTCATGGATTCAGGATGGTTTTATCGAACTTAAATTTGTACCAAATATGGTGTCGGGTTTTCCATCACTGTCTATCAATAATTTATGTTCAAATAGCACGATTGATGTATCTGTTTCATTTGATATCGATATTGTTAATACAATCAGAAGATCATATCAAATTAATGGCGGACAGGAAATTCCTCTTACCACTGAAACTCAAATTAAAAGTACCTTTGAAAAAGGAGATCACAAAGTTTTATTTATTTTCAGAGATTGTGCCAATAACAAAGCTGAGTGTTCCGTCCCAGTCATAGTCAGGGATGCCGTAAAACCTGTCTTAAAATGTCCGGATAATATTATCACGGGTCTTTCAATCGGGCAATGTACAGATACTATCCCATTGCCAATAAATTTTTCAGTTACTGAAAACTGTGGAGGACTACACCAATACAACAAGATTTCACCTGTATCATCTGATGCTTCCCTCCTTTCTTTTATATATAATGAAAATAAAATGAAGTTTGAGGCAAGAAGTAAAGAAATCGTTTTTGCAGATGTATTTCCTGTCAAACATATCAATGTACCTGTAGTCCTTGAAGTAGAGTTTACTGGAGATAATAATAGTTCCGGAGAGTATTTTGACGTTTTTGGACCAGGAGGTGCCCTCATAGGCAATACCAGACTTACAAATGAACCCAATGTATGTGGAACCTCGATAAGCAGATTTGAAATCAATAAAAATCTGTTTAACAGCTGGATTCAAAATAAGCAAATCACGTTTTTGGCCATTCCAAAAAATGATGGAGATGGCATAAATCCCTGCATTGACCTCTCTGCGGGCCAAACAACAGACAAAATAAGCAGACTTTCGGCTACCTTGAAGTATTCCGATGCCTCATTTTCATTATCTGTCTCAGGGGCCACCAGTATATCTGAGGTTGAAATACCAAAAGGTGCAGATTTATATAATCTCATTTTAAATGCCGGTGTGAACCAGGTTTTGTTGCAAACCAAAGACAACTCGGAGAATAATGCAGGTTGTAGTTTTAGCATTGAGGTAAAAGACAATGAAAGACCGATAGCCAAATGCAAAAATATAGTTGTAGATATGCACCCTTCAGGTTTGGTATCTTACATCATCGATCCGGAAATCATAGACAATGGTAGTACAGATAATTGTAAGATTAAAAAGAAAACCACAATTCCCGCAGCTTTGGATTGTACATCGGCAGGAAGTGATGTCAATGTCAAATTAATTGTAGAAGATGAGTATGGAAATGTGGATTCATGTATATCTGTCATAAAAGTGAAAGTGGCAGAAATTAAACCTACATTTTCAGCAGGCCTCTGTACCAGTGATACGCTTAAACTATTTTCCAATGTACCTCCTGCATCTATCTCCGGCACATATTCATTCCAGTGGGATGGCCCGGGCAGCAAAGATTTTTTTGTAGAAAATCCTCATATTCCAAATCCGGATGAATCCTTCAATGGTGTTTATATCCTTACGGTTAAGGGTTTTAATAATTGTACTACCACCGCATCTCTCACTGTAAATATAAAGCCACTCATCAAACCGGATCTAACCTCCAATGTAAAAGAAGTCTGTTCAGGAGAAGAAATTATTTTGACCTCTACATCATACAGTGGAGGTATAGAATATTTGTGGTATGAAGGTATCTTTCCTACAGGTGTCCTTATCAAAAAAACAAATGTCCCTGAATTGATATTAAAACCAACTGATGGTGTACATTTTTACTATATTATTGCAAAAGGTCCGGATTGCAGTTCCAATCCATCATCCTTGCTCAAAGCTGAAGTAAAACCTATACCCAAACCTGAATTGTGCAATAGTTTTATTTCATTGTGTGAAGGCAATGACCTTGTACTCTGTGCAAAAGGGAATCCGGCACTGACTTATACATGGCGTGGTCCTGCAGGATATCAGGGTATAAGTCTCAATCCGGAGATTATAAAAAACACATCATCAGCCAATGCCGGAGAGTACAGGCTCTTAGCTGCTAATGGAAATTGTATATCTGATACTATTACTACCAGGGTAATTGTGCTTGAAAAGCCACCACAACCGACCATTATTTCAGCAGATATCTTTTGCGAAGGGGCAATTTTTTCAATGGTAGCTGCATCAACTTCCAATACTGAAAAATACGAATGGTACAAAAACGGCACCTTATTCACAACGACACAGGAAAATAGCCTAATAGTAAACAATGCTCAGTCAGCGTTGCAGGGATCATGGACAGTAGTAGCCACCAAGGGCAATTGCCGGTCTGTAGTTTCTTTGACAAAATTTGTAGCAATCGATAATAGTCTTGAGGTTGGCGCCATTAATAGCGGTCCGGTATGTATGGGTGATAGTGTCCAACTCCAGGCAACATTTGTTCCAAATGCATCATATAAATGGAGAGGTCCTATATCCAGCATTCCCGACGTTTTTGATCCGAAAGTACCAGGCGTACCCGGAGACTATTCAGTGGTCATCACCACTCCTACCGGATGTCAAAACAATGCATCAACAAATGTAAAACTGATAAGTGTACCAGAAATCACTGCTTTAAGTAATGATTCAAAACCTTGTATGGTAGCTTCCGATCAAATCAGATTTACACCTTCAGTTTTTCCAAATTCAGATACCTATACATTCCAATGGAGCGGACCCAATGGATATACCTCTGCTTTGAGAAACCCTGTCATTACTAATCTCAGCGCAAAAGACACCGGTATGTACCAATTGGTGATATTAAATGGTAAATGCCCATCCAATAAACTGGAAACCAAAGTGCTGTTTAATGTCATTCCATCAAAACCAACAGTTATTTCTCCATTAGTTTATTGTACCAAAGATACTATCAGATTGCAGGCTTCCAATACCGGAATTGTTGAAGGATTTATATGGAACACCCCTCTCGGTAAGTTTAATACCATAGAACCGGTATTGACTATCGCTTCGGCATCTTCTATCAATTCGGGCAAATATACACTTGAAACGATCAGATCCGGTTGTAATTCCAGGTCTTCAGATACACTCAATATTACGGTCAACCAACCACCTGATATTGTTGCCCGGACAGTGGAAGATAATATAAAGACTTGTCCAGGAGAAAGTATAAAGCTTGTCTCACTTTCGGGACCACCATTAGTAAATATAGGATGGACTGCCCTTACTCCGGGTATAATATTTTCTGATAGAAATGCAGTCTCACCACTTGTATCTGGTTTTCAAAAAGGAATAAACTTAATATCTCTGTCATACAGCATCAACGGATGCCCGGATTTCAGCAGGGATACTGTATTTATTACTGTGGATTCGATGCCGGTATTAAAAGATGATACTTACAGATTGGTTTATGGCGAAAAGCAACTACTCAATGTCATGCAAAATGATCTGCTCAATAGCCAAAACGCAATCAGAAGTGTAACTCAACCGCAGCATGGCAAGGTGGATATAAAAAACAGAATGATTGAATTTACACCAGATCAGAGGTTCTTGAGACCTCTGACATTTAAGTATAAAGTTTGTGCTGATTTTTGTGATGAACTCTGTTCTGAGGCTACTGTAAGTATAGAATTTGATGAAAACATAACGTGTAAGGCTCCTACTATCTTTACACCTAATAGTGACGGTATCAATGATCAGTTTGTCATTCCATGTCTTGATACCGGCCGATTTCCAAACTCCAAAGTATATATATTCAATGAATGGGGAACAGAAGTTTTCTATGCCAATCCATACAAAAATGATTGGGAAGGCACTTTTAGCGGCGCAAGTCTGCCTGTGGGCACATACTTCTATATCATTGACGTAGGTGATGGTAAAAAACCTTTAAATGGCTTTTTAATCTTGCAGCGATGA
- a CDS encoding type IX secretion system membrane protein PorP/SprF, translating to MTIRVYINIMIFSTVCVLLSAQQQQMYTQFMYNKMGLNAAYAGNETYLSGTLIYRDQWSGFPGAPKAQTFSVNLPRIANRIGIGFNIERQSLGITEKLTYEMMYAYKFFLGEGTLSMGMNVSGRKFVQDYTDSRLFAIQDIQLDPSIPATQQTRNLLNAGFGVYFNTNKFYLGASLPRMIRTDLDFDANNLFSTEVRHLLLMTGGTFILNNDVRLTPQLMFRMAEFSPWNLDLNVSSTWKDKYSLGLTYRTGGNTGDLGESIDVIAGLQISERMMLGVAYDIPMSKLRTIDTGSLEVIMSYNLIPRKIKTIIVNPRYF from the coding sequence ATGACCATCAGAGTATATATTAACATCATGATATTTTCCACTGTGTGTGTTCTTTTATCCGCACAGCAACAACAGATGTACACCCAATTTATGTACAACAAGATGGGATTGAATGCCGCATATGCCGGAAATGAAACCTATCTGTCCGGTACACTTATTTACCGGGACCAATGGAGTGGGTTTCCGGGTGCACCCAAAGCCCAAACTTTCTCGGTCAATCTGCCTCGTATTGCAAACAGGATAGGAATTGGGTTTAATATTGAAAGGCAATCACTTGGTATAACAGAAAAACTAACCTATGAAATGATGTATGCGTATAAGTTTTTTCTTGGCGAAGGCACCTTAAGTATGGGTATGAATGTTTCAGGCCGAAAATTTGTTCAGGACTATACTGACAGCAGATTATTTGCTATTCAGGATATACAGCTTGATCCGTCAATACCTGCAACCCAACAGACGAGAAATCTTTTGAATGCAGGTTTTGGAGTATATTTCAACACCAATAAATTTTATCTCGGCGCTTCATTGCCCCGAATGATCAGGACCGACCTTGACTTTGATGCCAATAATCTCTTTTCGACAGAAGTGAGGCACCTTTTATTAATGACCGGTGGTACTTTTATACTCAACAATGATGTTCGCCTTACTCCTCAACTGATGTTCAGAATGGCAGAATTCAGTCCATGGAATCTTGATCTGAATGTCAGCAGCACATGGAAGGATAAGTATTCTTTAGGGCTTACATACAGGACAGGTGGCAATACAGGTGATCTGGGCGAATCCATAGATGTGATAGCCGGCTTACAGATTTCTGAAAGAATGATGTTGGGAGTAGCGTACGATATTCCCATGTCAAAATTAAGGACAATAGACACGGGAAGTCTTGAAGTGATCATGTCCTACAATCTGATACCAAGAAAAATTAAAACAATCATAGTAAATCCCAGATATTTTTAA
- the bshA gene encoding N-acetyl-alpha-D-glucosaminyl L-malate synthase BshA, giving the protein MKIGIVCYPTFGGSGVVATELGLGLADKGHDVHFITYKRPVRLTSFHPNVYFHEVAAMDYPLFEYTPYETSLASKMVDVVRYEKMDLLHVHYAIPHAAVAFMAKQILKSYGINIPVVTTLHGTDITLVGNDHSFAPVVEFSINASDGVTAVSDQLRDETNKTFKINKEIKVIHNFIDFSRFRKINKDHFKKAIAPDGEKVLVHISNFRKVKRVDDVIHVFEKVSKKIKSKLLMIGDGPERKHMEELCRTLHLCDEIRFLGKQEAVEELLAVSDLFILPSENESFGLAALEAMACEVPVISSNAGGLPEVNIDGVTGYMCDVGDVEGMAAKCIELLQDDESLSVFRKNAYLQAKKFDITEILPQYEDYYKQIIQQVNR; this is encoded by the coding sequence ATGAAGATCGGTATAGTGTGTTATCCTACATTTGGAGGTAGTGGAGTAGTTGCCACTGAACTGGGTTTGGGCTTGGCTGATAAAGGTCATGATGTTCATTTCATCACCTACAAAAGACCAGTCAGACTTACATCTTTTCACCCCAATGTGTATTTTCATGAAGTGGCTGCTATGGATTATCCACTTTTTGAATATACACCATATGAAACATCACTCGCCAGTAAGATGGTGGATGTGGTGAGATATGAAAAAATGGATTTGTTGCATGTCCACTATGCGATCCCTCATGCTGCGGTAGCATTTATGGCAAAACAAATTCTAAAATCGTATGGCATTAATATACCTGTCGTGACGACTCTCCATGGTACGGATATCACTTTGGTGGGCAATGATCACTCTTTTGCACCTGTGGTAGAATTTAGTATCAATGCATCTGACGGTGTTACTGCAGTTTCTGATCAACTCAGAGATGAAACCAACAAAACTTTTAAAATAAATAAAGAAATCAAAGTTATACATAATTTTATTGACTTCAGCAGGTTCAGAAAGATCAACAAAGACCATTTTAAGAAAGCCATAGCTCCCGATGGGGAGAAAGTCCTTGTCCACATCTCCAATTTCAGGAAGGTAAAAAGAGTAGACGATGTCATCCATGTGTTCGAAAAAGTGAGTAAAAAAATAAAATCCAAATTGCTGATGATCGGTGATGGCCCAGAAAGAAAACATATGGAAGAACTTTGCAGAACACTGCACCTATGTGATGAAATCAGGTTTTTAGGTAAGCAGGAAGCGGTGGAAGAATTGCTGGCAGTCTCAGATCTTTTTATACTACCATCAGAAAATGAGAGTTTCGGATTGGCCGCACTTGAGGCTATGGCATGTGAAGTACCCGTCATTTCATCCAATGCTGGTGGATTGCCGGAGGTAAATATAGACGGCGTCACCGGATATATGTGTGATGTAGGAGATGTGGAAGGCATGGCTGCAAAATGTATCGAACTATTACAAGATGATGAGAGCTTGTCTGTTTTCCGCAAAAATGCCTATTTGCAAGCTAAGAAATTTGATATCACGGAAATTCTGCCACAATATGAAGACTATTACAAACAGATAATTCAACAGGTAAACCGATGA
- a CDS encoding OmpA family protein codes for MKHRSNILLFIFLYLCVHSNNVLLAQGEMVNKNAVKSARIINEKQINTANLETSPAFIGDKIGLVYTTTKSKLFDKEINEAFFELSLADVNSDNSLTSPKPLNKKYNSELHEGPMGYDINLNKLYFTRSLKEKRIVKNVETDTTYLRIMEADFNVANPEVKPLNIVTGKYSVCHPTLTPDGKTMIFASNMPGGFGGYDLYMTYYDGQEWTGIINLGPRINTSSHEVFPFLLNNSILIFSSPRSNGMGGLDLYVSELNSGSWTSSELLPAPFNSTYDDLGMIVRENMKSGYFASNRPGGSGKDDIYRFETDIPLFGPEEKKPLKVTAHILDKLSLEAVPNVKFSVTPLEIDINDFALSSYNVDMLSGRNPGDIVLKLTPKKGTIIQNTIAEKDGTVHFLANKGQKYLISALADGYGNLSLIFDYDLFGDDFNIVIEPTSDLVDETPVDTLNIQKNATINIPVEPGKSIVFDQIFYDYNSSSIKSGAALELDALASAMLSKPEMKIRLESHTDSRGAGPYNLQLSISRAEAARSYLVNLGVTSDRIKIRGWGETKLRNKCTDKVPCKETDHAFNRRTEVFVEY; via the coding sequence ATGAAGCATCGGTCAAATATCCTATTGTTTATCTTTTTGTACTTATGTGTGCATAGCAATAATGTACTATTGGCTCAAGGTGAAATGGTCAATAAAAATGCTGTGAAAAGTGCTCGTATCATCAATGAAAAACAAATCAATACTGCAAATTTAGAAACTTCTCCTGCTTTCATTGGGGATAAAATCGGATTGGTCTATACAACCACAAAATCAAAACTTTTTGACAAAGAAATCAATGAAGCTTTTTTTGAGTTGAGCCTTGCCGATGTCAATTCTGATAATTCATTAACTTCACCTAAACCACTGAATAAGAAATATAACTCTGAATTGCACGAAGGCCCGATGGGGTATGATATCAATCTGAACAAACTTTACTTCACAAGGTCACTTAAAGAAAAAAGAATTGTAAAAAATGTAGAGACGGATACTACATATCTACGTATCATGGAAGCTGATTTTAATGTAGCAAATCCTGAAGTAAAACCATTAAACATCGTTACAGGAAAATATTCTGTTTGTCACCCTACTCTGACACCTGATGGCAAAACAATGATTTTTGCTTCCAATATGCCTGGAGGATTTGGCGGTTATGATTTGTATATGACTTACTACGATGGACAAGAGTGGACAGGTATCATAAATCTGGGTCCTCGGATCAATACTTCGTCTCATGAAGTTTTTCCTTTTTTATTAAATAATTCCATCCTGATATTTTCTTCTCCAAGGTCAAATGGCATGGGTGGTCTTGATTTGTATGTTTCAGAGCTTAACAGCGGATCGTGGACAAGTTCAGAATTATTACCAGCTCCTTTTAATTCAACATATGATGATCTGGGTATGATCGTCAGAGAAAATATGAAATCTGGATATTTTGCGAGCAATCGCCCCGGAGGGTCTGGGAAAGATGATATTTATAGATTTGAAACAGACATTCCTCTATTTGGTCCGGAAGAAAAAAAGCCACTTAAAGTCACAGCACACATTCTGGACAAATTATCACTGGAAGCAGTACCAAATGTTAAGTTTTCGGTAACTCCGCTGGAAATTGATATCAATGATTTTGCGCTTTCGAGCTATAATGTCGATATGTTGTCCGGGAGAAATCCGGGAGATATCGTACTCAAGCTTACTCCAAAAAAAGGAACTATTATTCAAAATACCATCGCTGAAAAGGATGGGACTGTACATTTTTTGGCAAATAAAGGTCAAAAATATCTGATCTCTGCCTTGGCTGATGGATACGGGAACTTGTCACTGATTTTTGATTATGATCTGTTTGGTGATGATTTTAATATAGTCATTGAGCCAACATCTGACTTGGTCGATGAAACACCTGTGGATACTTTAAATATTCAAAAAAATGCTACTATCAACATACCCGTTGAACCTGGAAAAAGTATTGTTTTTGATCAAATATTTTATGATTACAACAGCAGTAGTATTAAAAGTGGGGCTGCTTTGGAATTAGATGCATTAGCAAGTGCAATGTTGTCCAAACCTGAGATGAAAATCCGACTGGAATCACATACTGATAGTCGAGGGGCAGGTCCTTATAACTTGCAGCTATCTATCAGCAGAGCAGAAGCTGCAAGGTCATATCTTGTAAATCTTGGGGTGACATCTGACAGAATCAAAATAAGAGGATGGGGTGAAACCAAACTCAGAAACAAATGTACAGACAAAGTTCCATGCAAGGAAACTGATCATGCTTTCAACCGACGCACGGAAGTATTTGTCGAGTATTGA